The Candidatus Zixiibacteriota bacterium region CAGACGTTAAGTTAGCGCCTATGCGATATATCCCTATGGCAGAGGGCCCCAGGTTGGGTTCGAACAGTTGTTGCTCCGCGTTATTCGCCGCTGATTGCCCCCGGAGAGATCCATGGTGAAAATGTCCCCCTCGCTCAGGCGAGATGACGTGAAGATTATGTGTTTTCCGTCGGGTGAGAAATGAGGATTCTCGTTATGGCCGACTTCGGTGAGAATCCTATAGTCAACCCCCGACGTGTCTATCGAGGCAAGATCGAATCGCCCCTGCTTGGTGCGACTTACAAACGTAATGCGGTCGCCCCGGTCGGACCAGATCGGCGAGTCGTTGTAGCTGCCGCTAAATGTCAGCCGTCGCGCCCCGAGGCCGTCTGAATCCATCAGATATATCTGCGGCGCGCCGGTGCGATCGGACGAAAACGCGATCATGCGGCCATCGGGCGACCAGGTGGGCGAAGATTCTATCGACGGGTGGTTGGTCAGGCGTTTGATGATTCGCCCTTCGAGATCGATTACGTAGATTTCCGAGTTGCCGTCTTTGGATAATACACACGCGATCTTGCGGCCGTCAGGCGAGACAGCCGGCGCCGCCGCGATGCCGAGATAATTGGTGATCTTCTTCACCTGTCCGCTTTCCACTGAGACGCTGAAGAGCTGCGGGTCGCCGTCACGAAAGCTGGTAAAATAGATTGTCGACCCGTCGGGGCTGAACACGGGCGACAAACAGATGCTGCCGAGTTTGGTCAGTTGCCTTTCATTGGCGCCGTCGTAATCGGCCACATACACCTCTTTGGCCGGGCCGACCTTTTTCATATAGGCAATCCGGGTGCGAAAAATGCCGCGCTCACCGGTAAGATTGTAAACGATCTCATTGGCGACATCATGCGCCAGTTCGCGCCAGAACTGGCGCTTATACTCGAGCGTGCCTCGCGCTACCTGAGTTTGATTGTTGGTAAAGAAGAGCCGCCAGAATATTCGCAGATTGGGACCCGGGAACTCCGCCTCGAGCCTGACCACGTAGTCGGCGCCCAGACGCTTCCAGCCGAGCAAATCGAGCTCTTTTATCTCGTACGTGCGCATAAAGAAACTGTCGATCGGGATCAGGTCGAAATCGGCGTAGAAGTCGATATCGTTCTGCACCACCAGCGTTACGTACCGCATCAGGGCGGAATCTTCGCCTACAAGGTAATTGGTGCCGATATGCCGCACATCCTCGACACCGATCGGCGTGGCCTGAAAACGGCCCTTGACAGTCCCAAGATGTACGTCGCGCACGGACTGGGCAGCTGCGGTGAGGGGCAACATTAGAAAGAAAACCGGTAGCACTGCGCGAAGAAGATTCATGGGCATTTCTCTGTAGTCAATTCGTGAAGGTGACATATATCCCGATGATTTCATCTACGTATTCTCTCGGAAGGGGTGGAAAGGGAGCCGAACGCTCAACAGCGGCCAGGCACGCCTGATCGAATTGGGGTATTCCCGATGACGTTACAACTTTCCGGTCAATGACCCGTCCCGACTTTATAACCTGAAAATAGACATCACACGAAACCTGGCCGTCGATAACTACCGGAATGCGGAAGTTTTGACTCAGCTTGGTGAAGGCCTGTGTGAACCAGTAGGGGTAATTGAATGACGCATTATCGACTCCGAGGCCGGAGATACCTGATCCACTCGGTGCCTGAACGTCGATTTTGCCCTCAGCAGTACCAGTCTGGCTCTTATCGCCCGGCTTGGTCTCGTCAGTCGGCGGTTTCTGCTTTGGTCTTTCTTGCTTGGGTTTCGGTTTCTGAACTGGTTTGGTGATCTCGGCCGGAGGCTTGGTGGTTGGGTCTTTCAGCGGCACTTCTTCCGGTTCGTCTCTCAAGGCCTGCGGTGGCTGCGGAACCGGCTCCGGCTCAGCCGGGGTGATTTTAGCCGGGGTGATGTCGGCCATGCTCACAACACCCACCCGAATCACCTCACCGAAATCTCTCGGCTTCTTGATATTTAGCGGCGAGGCGAAAATGGTGACGGCCACCACGATCACATGAAGCACCAAAGAGGCTATGAAATCACGCCCGAGCATGACTACCTCCGCCCGCGACGAGCCGGAGGCTTTTCTTCGTACGCGGTGACCAGGCCAATGTTCTCGATACCGGCCTCTTTGATCTTGCCGATGATGTTGATTGCGCTGCCGTACGCTACCGCCGAGTCGCCCCGCAGATAGACCGATGTAGTCCCCTTGATCTCCATTTCGCGCTTCAGCTTGGTCTCGAATTCAGCAGGCGCCGCCCAGACGTCGTTGATATACGTTCCGCCCTTGTTGTCAATGGTTACCACCACTCCGGTAACTTCGTCCTGCAGGATCGCAGCGCGGGTTTTGGGAAGATCAACTTCGATTCCAGACTGGAGCAACGGGGCGGAGATCATGAATATGATGAGCAACACCAGCACGACATCAACCAGGTTGGCGATATTGATATCGGCCACCGTCTTGTATTGCCGAACGTGAGGGCGGCGCAGCATGTTACATCGCTTCCTTTCGGGCGCGGGCGACGAACTCCAGAATGAAATTCATAGCGTCGTTATTCGTGAACTTGGTGTGGTTGTTGGCCCAGTTGTACGCAATCACGGCCGGTATGGCCGCGCCAAGCCCGACAATGGTAGCCAAAAGGGCCTCGGCGATACCCGGTGCGACAATCGCCAGCGATGCTGAGCCGCGCTCGCCGATCGACCAGAACGAGTCCATGATTCCGACCACCGTTCCAAGAAGCCCGAGAAACGGCGCCGAACTGGCGGTGGTGGCGAGATACACCACCTGTCGCTCCTGCTTGGCCATCTCGTCGTTCAAGCTGCGCTCCATGGCCATTTCGACCAGATCGTAATCCTCGTTATTCAGTGGCACGGTCGCTTCGCGGAGGCCCGACGCTTCGTTGCGGCGCTGTTTGAGACCGGTTATTTCCTGAAATCCGGCCTTGAAGATGTTAGCCACCGGTGCATTGCGGTACATCTGCGCCTGGCCGGAGGCATCTTCGAGTCTATGTGCCCTGCGGAAATAGGTGATGAAGCTCCGGCTGTCGTTGTGCACCGCCCGGAACTGGCGAATCTTGCGGAAGATCACCATCCAGGAGGCGAGTGACATCGCTACCAATATGGCCAGTATCACCGCGCCAAAAGTGGACAGGCTCTGGATGATCTGCCAGAGGGAACCGTTGGCGATTACGACCGGCAATCCGTTATGCATAATAGTTGTACAGTCCCTTCGGGGTTTGGTTTAACTGCCGTACCCCGGCAGTGGGAAATTAGTTCCGTCAAAGTCTTTTAACTTAGCCGGTGACGCTCAATTCAATCAACAAAAACCGGCTGGAAGTATGATCTGTTGGTGGATGGCCAGTTTACTCCGTCGGGCAGGGTCGAGCAGCAGCACAAGGCGCGTGGGGCCTTGTCGACAGTCGCTCGATTTCTGGTTTTAACTTGACCGCGATGAGTCAATAGATTCTACTCGGATGCGGGTTGGGGCTGTATGAGGACTACTGTTCATGTCTCGAAGCGTATCTTTTGTTTCTTGTATGACATTGGCGGCTATCGTGGGCCTAGGCTGTTCGAGCAGGAAGGCGGAGCCCCGCCCCGGCGCGGCCGGACATCCCGAGGAAATGGCCGACTCGACCC contains the following coding sequences:
- the tolB gene encoding Tol-Pal system beta propeller repeat protein TolB; translation: MNLLRAVLPVFFLMLPLTAAAQSVRDVHLGTVKGRFQATPIGVEDVRHIGTNYLVGEDSALMRYVTLVVQNDIDFYADFDLIPIDSFFMRTYEIKELDLLGWKRLGADYVVRLEAEFPGPNLRIFWRLFFTNNQTQVARGTLEYKRQFWRELAHDVANEIVYNLTGERGIFRTRIAYMKKVGPAKEVYVADYDGANERQLTKLGSICLSPVFSPDGSTIYFTSFRDGDPQLFSVSVESGQVKKITNYLGIAAAPAVSPDGRKIACVLSKDGNSEIYVIDLEGRIIKRLTNHPSIESSPTWSPDGRMIAFSSDRTGAPQIYLMDSDGLGARRLTFSGSYNDSPIWSDRGDRITFVSRTKQGRFDLASIDTSGVDYRILTEVGHNENPHFSPDGKHIIFTSSRLSEGDIFTMDLSGGNQRRITRSNNCSNPTWGPLP
- a CDS encoding TonB family protein, translating into MLGRDFIASLVLHVIVVAVTIFASPLNIKKPRDFGEVIRVGVVSMADITPAKITPAEPEPVPQPPQALRDEPEEVPLKDPTTKPPAEITKPVQKPKPKQERPKQKPPTDETKPGDKSQTGTAEGKIDVQAPSGSGISGLGVDNASFNYPYWFTQAFTKLSQNFRIPVVIDGQVSCDVYFQVIKSGRVIDRKVVTSSGIPQFDQACLAAVERSAPFPPLPREYVDEIIGIYVTFTN
- a CDS encoding biopolymer transporter ExbD; this translates as MLRRPHVRQYKTVADINIANLVDVVLVLLIIFMISAPLLQSGIEVDLPKTRAAILQDEVTGVVVTIDNKGGTYINDVWAAPAEFETKLKREMEIKGTTSVYLRGDSAVAYGSAINIIGKIKEAGIENIGLVTAYEEKPPARRGRR
- a CDS encoding MotA/TolQ/ExbB proton channel family protein; this encodes MHNGLPVVIANGSLWQIIQSLSTFGAVILAILVAMSLASWMVIFRKIRQFRAVHNDSRSFITYFRRAHRLEDASGQAQMYRNAPVANIFKAGFQEITGLKQRRNEASGLREATVPLNNEDYDLVEMAMERSLNDEMAKQERQVVYLATTASSAPFLGLLGTVVGIMDSFWSIGERGSASLAIVAPGIAEALLATIVGLGAAIPAVIAYNWANNHTKFTNNDAMNFILEFVARARKEAM